A single window of Desulfonatronum sp. SC1 DNA harbors:
- a CDS encoding diguanylate cyclase: MFIKTQDTSESNIRLERQDMITLESELRQAMAGFLSFSSYGLYFPPHPPREMLVVDDQGQRLVPVYHSQEKKALLPLHRHGELLGIFVARNVPGRVTKNTLHLWSCLCRQVMDNLLLHKKTQVDPLTGLANAVCLEQNLSREIRLVHRGLWPDTPGSLEDGVSEFSASVGLICLDVDGFSRINERWGYQFGDLVLQDLARLVARMAPEQAICARLREDTLAICFSGATTTKCHQLAANLAREVSELRCENKINGERIRLSVSQGFVTYPQDFHGRQLRRSVREQTGLMLEKARRALRDAREHGPGRIRGFSGILRESGIVLDVLPMSRVLISLGRSVDAREGQRFLVWAAPRENGFGAAAPLEPGGKEAPPSRFCKAEIQLVEVQGETSVAEIVLLHDPGCAIVPEDQLTILHPGSRRSVFGVAGVGEREQFASRQGDEVLDDALESASEADAGGREYTSREAEGEGELFSRGARAWMPLQAHDFSRHWAGFRQKHTRFAVMLIFLEGGSMESEPLDHGDVERKIHQLGAMAAGKLGPDMVLGRFSFSTLACLVPESDARSLEDSAKALVRDSGETLRGTAYVGLAEYPWLNFTKADTLENSRKALEHALLLSEPNAVVFCSTSLTVSADRAFSSGDVYSAMEEYKLALLADETNLIARNSLGVCYARLGKYGDASAQFAAILRQAPDDIMATYNQGHTLLKQDEPDQARRYFERCLELDPEHMFSLIRLGQMAEQSDDVEAARDYYARARSVPGGEGVTHRHLARLELREGNLEQAREHLHQALVHNPKDALAMHLLAKMYLEQGEDAEIAETLARQSVALFPEQGAYWGVLAKALESQERHEEAALARERSG; the protein is encoded by the coding sequence ATGTTTATTAAGACGCAAGATACCTCGGAATCAAACATTCGCCTTGAGCGCCAGGACATGATCACCCTGGAATCCGAACTGCGCCAAGCCATGGCCGGGTTCCTGTCGTTTTCCTCCTACGGACTGTACTTCCCGCCCCATCCTCCTCGTGAGATGCTCGTGGTCGACGACCAGGGGCAACGTCTTGTTCCCGTCTATCATTCCCAGGAAAAGAAAGCCTTGCTGCCCCTGCATCGCCATGGAGAGCTTTTGGGCATTTTCGTGGCCCGCAACGTGCCCGGTCGAGTGACCAAGAACACCCTTCACCTGTGGTCCTGTCTGTGCCGTCAGGTCATGGACAATCTGCTGCTGCATAAAAAGACCCAGGTGGACCCGCTCACGGGCTTGGCCAACGCGGTTTGTCTGGAACAAAACCTGAGTCGGGAAATTCGGCTGGTACACCGCGGACTGTGGCCGGACACCCCGGGCAGCCTGGAGGACGGGGTATCCGAGTTCAGTGCCAGCGTGGGGCTGATCTGTCTGGATGTGGACGGTTTTTCGCGGATCAACGAGCGCTGGGGATATCAGTTCGGTGACCTGGTGCTCCAGGACCTGGCGCGGCTCGTCGCCCGTATGGCTCCGGAACAGGCCATCTGCGCCAGGTTGCGCGAGGATACCCTGGCCATTTGTTTTTCCGGGGCCACCACGACGAAATGCCATCAATTGGCGGCGAATTTGGCCCGGGAAGTCTCGGAGTTGCGCTGTGAAAACAAGATCAACGGCGAGCGAATCAGGCTTTCCGTCAGCCAGGGATTCGTGACCTACCCCCAGGACTTCCATGGTCGGCAACTCCGGCGTTCGGTCCGGGAACAGACCGGGTTGATGCTGGAAAAAGCCCGGCGGGCCCTGCGCGACGCCCGGGAGCACGGCCCGGGAAGAATCCGGGGGTTTTCCGGCATTCTCCGGGAAAGCGGCATCGTGCTGGATGTTTTACCCATGAGCCGTGTTCTGATCAGCCTGGGACGCTCCGTGGACGCTCGGGAAGGACAGCGTTTTCTTGTCTGGGCCGCGCCTCGGGAGAACGGTTTTGGCGCTGCCGCGCCTCTGGAGCCGGGAGGAAAAGAGGCGCCGCCGTCCCGATTTTGCAAGGCTGAAATCCAGTTGGTCGAGGTTCAGGGCGAGACCTCCGTGGCCGAGATCGTTCTGTTGCACGACCCCGGCTGCGCCATCGTGCCGGAAGACCAGTTGACCATCCTGCATCCGGGGAGCCGACGGTCCGTGTTCGGGGTGGCGGGCGTGGGAGAACGGGAGCAGTTCGCGAGTCGCCAAGGAGATGAGGTTCTGGATGACGCCCTGGAGTCTGCTTCCGAGGCGGACGCCGGAGGACGCGAATACACGAGCCGGGAAGCGGAGGGCGAAGGGGAACTGTTTTCCAGAGGGGCGCGGGCTTGGATGCCCTTGCAGGCCCATGATTTTTCGCGGCATTGGGCGGGCTTTCGCCAGAAACATACTCGGTTTGCCGTGATGTTGATCTTTCTGGAAGGCGGCTCCATGGAGTCGGAGCCGCTGGACCACGGCGACGTGGAGCGCAAAATACATCAACTCGGGGCCATGGCCGCCGGAAAATTGGGGCCGGACATGGTCCTCGGCCGGTTCAGCTTCAGCACCCTGGCCTGCCTGGTTCCGGAGTCCGACGCTCGGAGTCTGGAGGACTCGGCAAAGGCCCTGGTCCGGGACTCCGGGGAAACGTTGCGCGGAACGGCCTACGTGGGTTTGGCGGAGTATCCCTGGCTGAACTTCACCAAGGCGGATACGCTGGAGAACAGCCGCAAGGCCCTGGAGCACGCCCTGCTGCTGTCCGAGCCCAACGCCGTGGTCTTCTGTTCCACCTCTCTGACGGTCAGCGCGGACCGGGCCTTTTCCAGCGGAGACGTCTATTCCGCCATGGAAGAGTACAAGCTGGCCCTGCTGGCGGACGAGACCAACCTCATCGCCAGAAACTCCCTGGGGGTCTGTTATGCCCGGCTGGGCAAATACGGCGACGCTTCGGCCCAGTTCGCGGCAATTCTGCGCCAGGCTCCTGACGACATCATGGCCACCTACAATCAGGGGCACACCCTGCTGAAGCAAGACGAGCCCGATCAAGCCCGGCGTTATTTCGAGCGCTGCCTGGAACTGGATCCGGAGCACATGTTCAGCCTGATCCGTCTGGGGCAAATGGCCGAACAGAGCGACGACGTGGAGGCGGCTCGGGACTACTATGCCCGTGCCCGATCGGTCCCGGGCGGCGAAGGCGTGACGCACCGTCACTTGGCCCGCCTGGAACTGCGGGAAGGCAACCTCGAACAGGCCAGGGAGCATCTGCATCAAGCTCTGGTGCACAATCCCAAGGACGCCCTGGCCATGCACCTGCTGGCCAAAATGTATCTCGAACAGGGCGAGGACGCCGAAATCGCGGAAACCCTGGCCAGGCAAAGCGTGGCCCTGTTTCCGGAACAGGGCGCGTATTGGGGCGTGCTGGCCAAGGCCCTGGAAAGTCAGGAACGCCATGAAGAGGCCGCCTTGGCCCGGGAGCGGAGCGGTTAG
- a CDS encoding bile acid:sodium symporter, producing MIPFLKKHWFFVGMAVVSALAFVVPGLGVFVKEHQILNYAIFLTFLITGFSLDTRTILEQMKNVRVLMASLISALILIPVLTAVLASLFFGDNVDFIIGSIIIAAAPVTVASGTVMTAMALGNVPLSLFICVLCNFFSLLTIPLVLNAILGFMGDLLHLEEAVSLPVRHILFTLSTIVLLPTVLGQVLRPWIKDHIAPYKKAFSIFSQSVVLLIIFNAVSSSVGVIGSVGLGFIGLFGFMIILHALILVMNFAISKGIRLDRPSTSAFTIHTSQKTLTISYLVWAGYFAHAFPLAMVPGIAYHLVQMVMDVFVANGFRKRAERRREGAQ from the coding sequence ATGATCCCCTTCCTCAAAAAACATTGGTTCTTTGTCGGCATGGCCGTAGTTTCGGCCTTGGCTTTCGTGGTTCCCGGCCTGGGCGTGTTCGTCAAGGAACATCAGATCCTCAATTACGCCATCTTTCTAACTTTCCTGATCACCGGATTCAGTCTGGATACGCGCACCATTCTGGAGCAGATGAAGAATGTTCGGGTGCTCATGGCCTCCTTGATTTCAGCCCTGATCTTGATCCCCGTACTCACGGCCGTGCTGGCTTCATTGTTTTTTGGCGATAACGTCGACTTCATCATTGGGTCGATCATCATCGCCGCGGCCCCGGTGACCGTGGCCTCGGGCACGGTGATGACGGCTATGGCTCTGGGCAACGTCCCCCTGAGCCTGTTCATCTGTGTTTTGTGCAACTTCTTCTCCCTGCTGACTATCCCGCTGGTACTCAACGCCATCCTTGGGTTCATGGGCGATCTTCTGCATCTGGAGGAGGCCGTGTCCCTGCCGGTGCGACACATTTTGTTCACTCTAAGCACCATCGTGCTTTTACCTACGGTGCTCGGCCAGGTCCTGCGGCCATGGATCAAGGATCATATCGCGCCGTACAAAAAGGCGTTTTCGATTTTTTCGCAATCCGTGGTCCTGTTGATCATCTTCAATGCCGTATCCAGTTCCGTGGGCGTGATCGGCTCGGTGGGCCTGGGCTTCATCGGCTTGTTCGGGTTCATGATCATCCTGCACGCGCTCATTCTCGTCATGAACTTCGCCATTTCCAAAGGCATCCGCCTGGACCGGCCCTCCACATCGGCCTTTACCATTCATACCTCCCAAAAAACACTGACCATTTCTTACCTGGTCTGGGCCGGCTATTTCGCTCATGCCTTTCCCCTGGCCATGGTTCCGGGCATCGCCTACCATCTTGTGCAAATGGTCATGGACGTCTTTGTCGCCAACGGGTTCCGGAAACGGGCCGAGCGGCGCCGTGAGGGCGCCCAATAA
- a CDS encoding ferredoxin, with protein MPAPSLPLAEASLDLEHCTSCQACVELCPEVFGWDEDQELPYLKTSQGNEEDLRKAAAYCPKDCIQVTSLQRKTP; from the coding sequence ATGCCCGCCCCTTCTCTCCCCCTCGCGGAAGCGAGCCTCGATCTGGAACATTGTACGAGCTGCCAGGCCTGCGTGGAACTGTGCCCGGAGGTTTTCGGTTGGGATGAAGACCAGGAGCTTCCGTATCTGAAAACAAGTCAAGGAAACGAAGAGGACTTGCGCAAGGCCGCAGCCTACTGCCCCAAGGACTGCATCCAGGTCACGTCCTTGCAGAGGAAGACGCCATAA